A genome region from Camelina sativa cultivar DH55 chromosome 10, Cs, whole genome shotgun sequence includes the following:
- the LOC104717993 gene encoding glutamate--cysteine ligase, chloroplastic-like translates to MDTATASCVVTKPLTKEDLIAYFASGCKPKEMWRIGTEHEKFGFEIKTLRPIEFEQITALLNGIAERYDWDKVMENERIIGLKQGIKSISLEYGGQLELSGAPLETLHQVCDELNSHLHQVKNVAEEMEIGFLGLGYEPKCSLEDIPVVPKQRFYFVADHLAKSSSSGPDVFFRTCTVQVNLDYSSETDMIRKLRASLALQPVVTAMFANSPFSNGKPNGFVSVRSHIYIDSDKSRTGMLPFVFDDSFGFERYVEYALDLPMLFLIRNKIYLNCGGMTFREFLSGKNSHLSNEQPTIDDWETHIGTIWPEVRLKRYLEMRGADVGPLGMLYALPAFWVGLLYDENSLQTTLNMIDDWTLEELEMLRTQVPITGLKTMFRDKPLKHVAEDVLKLAKDGLERRGYNETGYLDAVAEVVRTGVTPAEKLLELYNGEWGQNVDHVFRELQY, encoded by the exons ATGGACACTGCAACTGCATCTTGTGTAGTGACCAAGCCACTGACCAAAGAAGATCTGATTGCCTATTTTGCTTCTGGTTGCAAACCAAAGGAAATGTGGAG AATAGGTACAGAACATGAGAAATTCGGTTTCGAGATTAAGACCTTGCGCCCTATAGAATTTGAACAAATAACTGCACTCCTTAATGGTATAGCTGAGAGATATGATTGGGATAAGGTGATGGAGAATGAAAGAATCATTGGTCTGAAACAG GGAATAAAAAGCATATCACTAGAATATGGAGGCCAACTAGAGCTAAGTGGAGCACCTCTAGAGACTTTACACCAAGTCTGTGATGAGCTCAATTCACATCTTCACCAGGTGAAAAATGTTGCTGAAGAAATGGAAATTGGTTTCTTAGGACTTGGCTATGAACCCAAATGTAGTCTCGAGGATATACCCGTTGTGCCCAAG CAAAGGTTTTACTTTGTAGCAGACCACTTAGCCAAATCTAGCTCATCAGGACCTGACGTGTTTTTCAGAACGTGTACGGTTCAGGTCAATCTAGACTATAGCTCAGAAACCGATATGATCAGGAAGCTTCGGGCTAGTCTAGCTTTGCAACCT GTCGTGACTGCCATGTTTGCAAATTCCCCTTTTAGTAATGGAAAACCAAATGGGTTTGTAAGCGTGAGGAG tcacatatatatagattccgATAAGAGCCGCACAGGGATGCTACCATTTGTTTTCGATGACTCATTCGG GTTTGAGCGGTATGTCGAATACGCACTCGATCTTCCAATGTTGTTCTTAATTCGAAACAAAATCTATCTCAACTGTGGAGGAATGACATTTCGG GAATTCTTGTCCGGGAAAAATTCGCATCTCTCTAATGAACAACCTACCATTGACGACTGGGAAACTCATATAGGAACAATATGGCCAGAG GTCCGGTTAAAGAGATACTTGGAGATGAGAGGTGCTGATGTAGGTCCATTGGGGATGTTATATGCCCTACCAGCTTTTTGG GTGGGTTTGCTATACGATGAAAATTCTCTCCAAACTACTCTCAATATGATAGATGATTGGACTCTTGAAGAATTAGAGATGCTTAGGACACAA GTTCCTATCACTGGCCTAAAGACAATGTTTAGAGATAAGCCTTTGAAACATGTCGCAGAAGATGTCCTAAAGCTAGCAAAG gaTGGTTTGGAGCGTAGAGGTTACAATGAAACGGGTTACTTGGACGCTGTAGCCGAGGTGGTTAGAAcag GGGTTACGCCTGCAGAGAAGCTCTTGGAATTGTACAATGGAGAATGGGGACAAAACGTAGATCATGTGTTCCGGGAACTGCAGTACTAG